The DNA region TGGAACCCATCAGCGCGCGGTTCGCGTCGTCGTGCTCCAGGAAGGGGATCAGCGACGTGTTGATCGAGACGATCTGCTTGGGCGACACGTCCATGAAGTCCACTTCGTCGGGCGTGTACAGCAGGGGGTCACCCTTGCGGCGAGCCAGCACGCGCTCGTCGGCGAAGGTGCCATCCGCGTTCAGCGGGCTGTTGGCCTGCGCGATGGTGTAGCGGTCCTCGATGTCGGCGGTCATGTAGATCACGTCGTCGGTGACCTTGCTGCCCTCGACCCGGCGGTACGGCGCCTCGATAAAGCCCAGCTCGTTGACCTTGCTGTAGCTCGACAGCGAGGAGATCAGGCCGATGTTGGCGCCTTCCGGCGTCTCGATGGGGCAGATGCGCCCGTAGTGGGTGCGGTGCACGTCGCGCACGTCGAAGCCTGCCCGCTCACGGGTCAGACCGCCCGGCCCCAGGGCCGAGATGCGGCGCTTGTGGCGCAGGTCGGACAGCGGGTTCGTCTGGTCCTTGAACTGCGAGAGCTGGGAGCGACCGAAGAACTCGCGCATCGCCGCCACGATGGGGCGGTTGTTCACGAGTTTGGTCGGAGTCGCCGCATCGGGGTTGCCCAGCAGCATCCGCTCGCGCACGCCGCGCGCCATGCGGCCCATGCCCACCCGGAGCTGGTCGGCGAGCAGCTCGCCCACCGTGCGGACGCGGCGGTTGCCGAGGTGGTCGATGTCGTCCTCGGTGACGGGCACCTCGTTCACCACGCCGTCCTCGTCCGCGCCGAGGCCCACGGTCTCCAGGCCGCGTTGCAGCGCCATCAGGTAACGGATGGTGTCCACCAGACCTGCGTCGCTGAACTTGCCGTCCTGGAAGGTCAGCAGCGTGCGCTCCTCGCGGTGCACGCCCAGCTTGGTGTTCATCTTGAAGCGGCCCGGCTCGCCCAGGTCGTACCGCTTGGGGTCGGCGAGCAGCCCGTAGAGGTACTGGATCGCCTTGTCGCGCTTGGGCGGGTCGCCGGGTCGCAGCACGGTGAAGAGGCGCAGCAGGGCCTCGTCGGCGCTCATGCCCGCACTCTTGTCCTCGGGGAGTTCAGCGTCGGGCTCGAACTCGGTGAAGAGGGAGCGGAGCTGGGCGTCGTCGTAACCGAGGACACGCAGCAGCAGGCTCACCGGGAACTTGCGCTTGTTGACCTTCATCTCCAGCACGCCGCCGTTGAACTCCAGCTCAATCCACGGCCCGCGCTTGGGCATGGGGATGATGGCGGCGGTGTAGAGCTTCTTGATGCCCTTGTAGCTCGACGTGAAGTACACGCCGGGCGAGCGGTGAATCTGCGAGATCACCACGCGGTCGGCCCCGTTGATCACGAAGGAACCGTCCTCGGTCATCAGCGGCAGGTCGCCCAGGAACACCTGGTCTTCCTTGATCAGCCCGCTGTCTTTGTGGATCAGTTGGAGCTTGGCGTACATCGGCGCCTGGTAGGTCAGGTCCTTCTCGCGGCACTCCTCGGGGGTGTAGGGCGGCTCGCCGAGGCGGTACTCCAGAAAGTCGAGCACGAGGCCCGTGGAGCGGCCCTTCTCGGTCTCGTCGATGGGGAAGACTTCGCGGAAGGCACTCTGGAGCCCGGTGTTGTCGCGGCGGTCGGGTGCTTTGTCGGCTTGCAGGAACGCCTTGAAGGAGTTCACCTGCACTTCGGTCAGATTCGGGAGCGGGATGACTTCGGTGATCTCACCGAAACGCTCGATGCGCGGCTTCTGGTCGGTAAGGCTCATTCACACCTCGGTTCCCCTGAAAAACTCCTGCGCGGCCTCCGGGGCGGGAAACGGCGCAGTCGAGACGACAGCCCCTCCGGCTGTGTCCCGTCATTGACGTGCTAGATTGTGGAGTCCGAATTGAAAACGGCGCGTACCTGCAAGGCTCTCCTGTCCGGCCCATCATGGTCGGCGAACAGGAAGTATAGACGAGACAAGAAGCGCCTGTCAAGAGGCGTGGTGGGGCCGATGAGTTTGACCTGAGGATAGCACCTTTTGCCCCACAGGTGCGGAAACGCCTGGGCGCCGGACCCCGTACCATCAGGTGTGAGTCTCTTCGGCTTCCTCAACCAGTACCCGTGGCTGGTGTACCTGTCCGGCGTACTCCAAATCGTCTTTCTGGTCCACGCGGTCGTTACCCGGCGCAACTTCTACTGGATTTTCATCCTCCTGATCGGCTCGTATCTGGCCGTGCTCGCCTACCTCTTCCTGGAAATCCTGCCGGGCTTGCGCGGGGGAACGCGGCGGGCAGGGGCCGCCCTGGGGGCGGGGCTGGAGGCGATCAAGCCGCTCGACACCCGCATTCGTGAGGCGCAGGAACGGCTGGCCGAGAGCGACACCCTCTCCCACCGTGCCGACCTTGCCGCCCTTCAAGCACGAGCAGGTCGTCCCGACGAGGCGCAGGCGACCCTCCAACCCCTGCTGAACGGCATCTACGCGGACGATCCGGTGGTTCTGCTGACGAGCGCCGAACTCGAACTCGCGCGGGGGAACGCCGCTGCCGCCGAAAGCCTCCTCAACCGGGTGGACCTCAAGACGAGTGCCGCCACCCGCACCCGCAGCCTGACCCTGCTCGCCCAGGCGCAGGAAGCGCAGGGCAAGACCGCCGAGGCCGACCAGACCTACCGCGACGCGATGACCGCCGCCACGACGGAGGAACCACGCACCCGCTACGCCGCTTTCCTCCTGAAGCAGGGGAGACGGGACGAAGCCGCGCGGCTGCTCGATCAACTCGCCCGGACGGAGCAGCGGGCTACAAATCTCTACCGCCGCCAGGAGCGCGAGTGGTTCCAGATGGCGGCGGGGCTGCGGCGGGAGTTGAGGTGATCGGCAGCGGCTGCGGGAGGGC from Deinococcus aetherius includes:
- the rpoB gene encoding DNA-directed RNA polymerase subunit beta is translated as MSLTDQKPRIERFGEITEVIPLPNLTEVQVNSFKAFLQADKAPDRRDNTGLQSAFREVFPIDETEKGRSTGLVLDFLEYRLGEPPYTPEECREKDLTYQAPMYAKLQLIHKDSGLIKEDQVFLGDLPLMTEDGSFVINGADRVVISQIHRSPGVYFTSSYKGIKKLYTAAIIPMPKRGPWIELEFNGGVLEMKVNKRKFPVSLLLRVLGYDDAQLRSLFTEFEPDAELPEDKSAGMSADEALLRLFTVLRPGDPPKRDKAIQYLYGLLADPKRYDLGEPGRFKMNTKLGVHREERTLLTFQDGKFSDAGLVDTIRYLMALQRGLETVGLGADEDGVVNEVPVTEDDIDHLGNRRVRTVGELLADQLRVGMGRMARGVRERMLLGNPDAATPTKLVNNRPIVAAMREFFGRSQLSQFKDQTNPLSDLRHKRRISALGPGGLTRERAGFDVRDVHRTHYGRICPIETPEGANIGLISSLSSYSKVNELGFIEAPYRRVEGSKVTDDVIYMTADIEDRYTIAQANSPLNADGTFADERVLARRKGDPLLYTPDEVDFMDVSPKQIVSINTSLIPFLEHDDANRALMGSNMQSQAVPLVRADSPAVGTGVEERVVTDSGTSVISDVTGRVSYVDSRVIQVTLTEDSAQAGMVTGNIRTFELVRFTRSNQGTNLDQHPIVSVGEDVRPGQVIADGPASDLGRLALGQNITIAIMPFDGFNFEDAICISEGLVRKDFYTSVHIEKDEIEARDTKLGPEKITRDIPGLSEAALRDLDEDGIVRVGAEVKPGDILVGKTSFKGESEPTPEERLLRSIFGEKAREVKDTSLRVQSGQGGIVVKTVRFRRGDEGVDLKPGVREMVRVYVAQKRQLQVGDKVANRHGNKGVVSKILPPEDMPYLEDGTPVDLVFNPLGVPSRMNLGQILETHLGEVARLTGQKFITPVFDSATEIAIKEMLEVAAAERLQRRKDEGFEVDKREQEVLERAGKLGVINAPNGEFEPAQMSLARTGKSVLYDGRTGEPISGPVVVGTMYVMKLYHMVEDKLHARSTGPYSLITQQPLGGKAQFGGQRFGEMEVWALEAYGAAHTLQEMLTIKSDDIDGRDAAYQSIVKGEEVSGSTIPESFKVLVKELHSLGLDVEVLDNGDKAVDIFEGMMPKR